In Planctomycetota bacterium, the genomic window ACCATCGCCTCGGACGACGGGCTCGTCGAGCTTGCCGACGACGACGTTCATCGAGCCGTCACCGACGCTCACGTTCTCTGGGCGAAACAAGCCTGGCGCTCGACCTTCCCAGACCCAGCCGTTGGCTCGCGGCTCGATCTGCCACTTGTCGAGGTTGATCGCATCGCCCTTGAACTCGTCGGAGAGCTCTTCGACCAGCGACCAAGAAGCCGGCATGTCTTCCATGCCTTCGTCGCCGACGAGCGTTGGCCCTTCGGCACCGGCGGCGCCGGACGCGTATCCAAAGGCGGTAAGAAGCATGGCGGACAGTTTGAGTGAGTTTCGCATCTAAATGCTCCAGATCGGCATCGCCGACTACTCGGTCGGCTTGAGGTCCATGAAGGTGCCTGGCACGGTCTCGAGGATCGCCGTCAGTTCGGCTTTCATCTCGGCCAGTTTCTCCGCGTGTCGTGGATCGTCCGCAAGATTGGTCGTTTCCAGCGGATCGTCGTTGAGGTTGTACAACTGGTCGCGGTCGTAGTAGTTGTCCTTGAACGGCAGGCCGTCGCGGGTCTGGTAGCGCTCGAAGCTGGACCCTCCAGCGCCGCGACCCTGGTGCATGTAGCGGGCTTGTGGATCGATCCTGAACTGCGGGTCGTCACGCGTCCAAGGCATCGACGCGTACGTCTCTGCCAGGTACGCCTCCTGCTCGGCCATCCGCTCGTCCAGCGTCCGCTCCAGACTGGGCGGAACGCGGAAGGCGATGTACTTCCAACCGTCGGCGGTTCGAATGGCGCGTGTCAGGCCAAGCTCGCTGTAGATCACGTCGCGGACAGGCTCGTCGCCACCCTTCAACAGGTCGACGAGCGAGTGGCCGTCGATCTTCATGTCGGAAGGAGCCTCCACGCCGGCCAGCTCAAGGAACGTCGGCGCGAAGTCGGTGTTTTGGATCAGCGCATCCTGCGTCGTCCCCGCGGGGATCGTGCCGGGCATGTAGAAGAACGTCGGTGCGACCAGCCCGCCCTCGTAGCACGTGCCTTTGCTCTGATAC contains:
- a CDS encoding sulfatase/phosphatase domain-containing protein, with product VMRRARENNLPDELWGTIWLDDGITAIVNKLEELGVADNTMIVYFVDHGSEYQSKGTCYEGGLVAPTFFYMPGTIPAGTTQDALIQNTDFAPTFLELAGVEAPSDMKIDGHSLVDLLKGGDEPVRDVIYSELGLTRAIRTADGWKYIAFRVPPSLERTLDERMAEQEAYLAETYASMPWTRDDPQFRIDPQARYMHQGRGAGGSSFERYQTRDGLPFKDNYYDRDQLYNLNDDPLETTNLADDPRHAEKLAEMKAELTAILETVPGTFMDLKPTE